The Toxorhynchites rutilus septentrionalis strain SRP chromosome 3, ASM2978413v1, whole genome shotgun sequence genome includes a region encoding these proteins:
- the LOC129776232 gene encoding WD repeat-containing protein 55 homolog — protein MRNFVSPKLGNADDSDDDELDSGTEPEIFGAYLVEPFPYEEEEDGLDDPYGWIVAGASSSDGEDSDCPETAATDAEVDGNRANENARTSRPMGPYLVEPFPNEQEEDGGENMNDPDYDPHGWTVAGALSSDGDDSDSSESTTGDETGNRANGNARTSGRMGVYLVDPFPEEDDDSVGDGEDATTRNSPPRRAIDDYDEEMEEDEVIKAIITEIKKPRSKPPDIKTDDFVTDLCFHPEQDLLAVGNTAGDLLVYQLTNDECTLRDTHEVHTKSIRDVEFTLDGDALISTARDRSIMVTDLETGKLKLFWDNAHEEPVYTMSVITENTFATGDDDGVLKMWDLRQKEPVFRLKEVEDFISCILTNDQRKYLLMTSGDGYLTSINLPQRKMYVQSEPYEEELSCMGTFRKDSKVVAASSKGNFYTFNWAQFGYHCDAFTGPQMGVNKMVPITERIAVTGGEDGILRAMHMVPGRVLGIVGQHSLAVETMDINSTGELIASSSHDNDIRFWNIKYFEDFDDIKYNSKPEKKAIKHNLPSSKHTNAVDFFSDLAGPADEN, from the exons AT gAGAAACTTTGTCTCGCCCAAGCTGGGCAACGCTGACGATTCCGACGACGATGAATTGGATTCGGGGACAGAACCCGAGATTTTCGGCGCATACCTAGTGGAACCATTTCCTTacgaagaagaggaagacgGTTTGGATGATCCGTACGGTTGGATTGTGGCCGGGGCGTCATCGAGTGATGGTGAAGATTCCGATTGTCCAGAGACCGCTGCTACAGATGCTGAAGTTGATGGCAATAGAGCAAATGAAAACGCCAGAACTTCCAGGCCAATGGGTCCATACCTAGTGGAACCGTTTCCTAATGAGCAAGAGGAAGATGGTGGGGAGAACATGAATGATCCAGATTATGATCCACACGGTTGGACAGTTGCCGGGGCGTTATCGAGTGATGGTGATGACTCCGATTCTTCAGAATCCACTACAGGTGATGAAACTGGTAATAGAGCAAACGGAAACGCCAGAACTTCAGGGCGTATGGGCGTATATCTAGTGGACCCGTTTCCTGAAGAAGATGACGATTCGGTAGGCGATGGGGAGGACGCAACAACCAGGAATTCTCCACCCAGACGAGCTATCGACGATTATGATGAGGAAATGGAAGAGGACGAAGTGATAAAGGCAATCATTACGGAGATCAAGAAACCACGATCCAAACCGCCGGATATTAAGACGGATGATTTTGTTACCGATCTTTGCTTCCATCCTGAGCAGGATTTGCTGGCGGTGGGGAATACTGCCGGTGATTTGCTGGTTTACCAGTTGACAAACGATGAATGCACGCTGAGAGACACTCACGAAGTTCACACGAAGTCGATTCGGGACGTAGAATTCACTTTGGATGGAGATGCGCTGATTTCTACCGCGAGGGATCGTTCCATTATGGTTACGGATCTGGAGACTGGGAAGCTGAAGCTGTTTTGGGATAATGCCCACGAAGAACCAGTTTACACGATGAGTGTCATCACCGAAAACACATTCGCCACCGGAGACGACGACGGCGTGTTGAAAATGTGGGATCTGAGACAGAAGGAACCGGTGTTCCGATTGAAGGAGGTGGAGGATTTCATCTCGTGCATTCTTACCAATGATCAGAGGAAGTATCTGCTGATGACCAGCGGAGATGGTTATCTTACTTCGATTAATTTGCCACAACG AAAAATGTATGTCCAATCCGAGCCATACGAAGAGGAACTTTCCTGTATGGGAACGTTTCGCAAAGACAGCAAAGTTGTAGCCGCTTCCTCAAAGGGGAACTTTTACACCTTCAATTGGGCACAGTTCGGGTATCATTGTGATGCTTTCACGG GTCCCCAAATGGGCGTGAACAAAATGGTTCCCATTACGGAGCGGATAGCGGTAACTGGCGGGGAAGATGGGATCCTTCGTGCAATGCATATGGTGCCGGGTCGAGTGCTCGGTATTGTCGGCCAACACTCGCTGGCAGTGGAGACCATGGATATAAATAGCACCGGAGAACTGATCGCATCAAGTTCGCACGACAACGATATCAGATTTTGGAACATCAAATATTTTGAGGATTTCGACGATATTAAGTACAACAGCAAACCGGAGAAAAAAGCAATCAAACATAATTTGCCATCATCCAAACATACGAACGCCGTTGATTTCTTTTCCGATTTGGCCGGTCCAGCTGACGAGAATTAA